A part of Agromyces protaetiae genomic DNA contains:
- the ybaK gene encoding Cys-tRNA(Pro) deacylase, whose translation MAKKTDVSAGTPATVALAAAGIPFTVRAYDHDPRAAAFGLEAAEKLGADPERVFKTLLATVDGVLAVGIVPVAMHLDLKALATAVGGKRAEMADPAVAERKTGYVVGGISPIGQKTPSPTVLDESAILHETILVSGGRRGLDLELAPDDLLAVTGGRYAAIARVR comes from the coding sequence ATGGCCAAGAAGACGGATGTCTCGGCCGGCACGCCGGCCACCGTGGCCCTCGCCGCCGCGGGCATCCCCTTCACCGTGCGCGCCTACGACCACGACCCGCGCGCCGCGGCGTTCGGGCTCGAAGCGGCCGAGAAGCTCGGCGCCGACCCCGAGCGCGTGTTCAAGACGCTCCTCGCGACGGTGGACGGCGTGCTCGCCGTCGGCATCGTGCCGGTCGCGATGCACCTCGACCTGAAGGCGCTCGCGACCGCCGTCGGCGGCAAGCGCGCCGAGATGGCAGACCCCGCCGTCGCGGAGCGCAAGACCGGCTACGTCGTCGGCGGCATCAGTCCCATCGGGCAGAAGACGCCCTCGCCGACCGTCCTCGACGAGTCGGCGATCCTCCACGAGACGATCCTCGTGTCGGGCGGGCGCCGCGGACTCGACCTCGAGCTCGCGCCCGACGACCTCCTCGCCGTGACGGGCGGCCGGTACGCGGCGATCGCTCGCGTGCGCTGA